Proteins encoded together in one Impatiens glandulifera chromosome 1, dImpGla2.1, whole genome shotgun sequence window:
- the LOC124920964 gene encoding deoxyuridine 5'-triphosphate nucleotidohydrolase-like — protein MAEEISTKEVIIEPAKKIQKIDHHHHHDHVPDLKVKKLSENAVLPCRASSFSAGYDLSSAKEVKVPARGKALVPTDLSISIPDGTYARIAPRSGLAWKHSIDVGAGVIDADYRGPVGVILFNHSDEDFEIKSGDRIAQLIIEKIVTPEVAEVDELDSTVRGAGGFGSTGVKNG, from the exons ATGGCGGAAGAAATCTCTACCAAGGAAGTTATCATTGAGCCAGCAAAGAAGATCCAGAAAAtcgatcatcatcatcatcatgatcatgTCCCTGATCTAAAGGTGAAGAAACTCTCTGAAAATGCTGTACTACCTTGTAGGGCTTCATCTTTTTCTGCCGGTTACGATCTCTCCAG TGCGAAGGAGGTGAAAGTTCCCGCTAGAGGAAAAGCTTTAGTTCCGACAGATCTCAGCATTTCCATACCTGACGGAACCTATGCTCGAATCGCTCCACGTTCCGGTTTGGCATGGAAACACTCGATTGATGTTGGCGCTGGAGTGATCGATGCGGATTACAGAGGTCCAGTTGGAGTTATCTTATTCAACCATTCTGATGAGGATTTTGAGATCAAATCTGGCGATAGGATTGCGCAGCTCATAATAGAGAAGATCGTGACGCCTGAAGTGGCTGAGGTGGATGAGTTGGATTCAACTGTTCGTGGTGCTGGCGGATTTGGATCTACTGGTGTCAAAAATGGATGA
- the LOC124920963 gene encoding deoxyuridine 5'-triphosphate nucleotidohydrolase-like, with amino-acid sequence MTEEISAAAEEVIIEPATKIQKIGQNGCDHHVSVLKVKKLSEDAVLPSRASPLSAGYDLSSAVEMKVPARGKALVPTDLSFAIPEETYGRIAPRSGLAWKHSIDVGAGVIDADYRGPVGVLLFNHSDVDFEIKSGDRIAQLIIEKIMTPEVVEVDELDSTVRGAGGFGSTGVKKG; translated from the exons atgacTGAAGAAATCTCTGCCGCCGCCGAGGAAGTTATCATCGAGCCAGCAACGAAGATCCAGAAAATCGGTCAGAACGGTTGCGATCATCATGTCTCTGTTCTGAAGGTGAAGAAACTCTCTGAAGATGCTGTTCTACCTTCTAGGGCTTCTCCTCTCTCTGCCGGTTACGATCTCTCCAG TGCTGTGGAGATGAAAGTTCCTGCTAGAGGAAAAGCATTAGTTCCGACAGATCTTAGCTTCGCCATACCTGAAGAAACCTATGGTCGAATCGCTCCACGTTCTGGTTTGGCATGGAAACACTCGATTGATGTTGGCGCTGGAGTGATCGATGCTGATTACAGAGGTCCTGTTGGAGTTCTCTTATTCAACCACTCTGATGTTGATTTTGAGATCAAATCTGGCGATAGGATTGCGCAGCTCATTATAGAGAAGATCATGACGCCTGAGGTTGTTGAGGTGGACGAGTTGGATTCAACTGTTCGTGGTGCAGGTGGATTTGGATCTACTGGTGTCAAAaaaggatga